In Quercus lobata isolate SW786 chromosome 12, ValleyOak3.0 Primary Assembly, whole genome shotgun sequence, a genomic segment contains:
- the LOC115970742 gene encoding uncharacterized protein LOC115970742 isoform X1, whose protein sequence is MLLFMPLTGNLVPLKRLDKGLLKMAACIPDLEGRTLFHYAAATRKTHVSKYFMEQVKVDDVNMKDGQGNAELGILFSPKYAVDGIVKDALWQWALYRSNSFTPCNSTTLLSHCCLSSYERCGF, encoded by the exons ATGCTGTTGTTTATGCCGCTAACTGGAAATCTCGTACCCCTCAAGA GATTGGATAAAGGGTTGCTGAAAATGGCAGCCTGTATTCCGGATTTGGAGGGTCGAACCCTTTTCCATTATGCAGCTGCTACAAGAAAGACCCATGTGTCCAAGTATTTTATGGAGCAAGTGAAAGTTGATGATGTCAATATGAAAGATGGGCAGG GTAATGCGGAGCTTGGCATTTTATTTTCACCTAAATATGCTGTGGATGGTATAGTGAAAGATGCATTATGGCAATGGGCTCTTTACAGGTCAAACTCCTTTACACCATGCAATTCTACGACACTATTATCACACTGCTGCTTATCTTCTTATGAACGGTGTGGCTTCTAA
- the LOC115970742 gene encoding uncharacterized protein LOC115970742 isoform X2: MLLFMPLTGNLVPLKRLDKGLLKMAACIPDLEGRTLFHYAAATRKTHVSKYFMEQVKVDDVNMKDGQGNAELGILFSPKYAVDGIVKDALWQWALYRK, encoded by the exons ATGCTGTTGTTTATGCCGCTAACTGGAAATCTCGTACCCCTCAAGA GATTGGATAAAGGGTTGCTGAAAATGGCAGCCTGTATTCCGGATTTGGAGGGTCGAACCCTTTTCCATTATGCAGCTGCTACAAGAAAGACCCATGTGTCCAAGTATTTTATGGAGCAAGTGAAAGTTGATGATGTCAATATGAAAGATGGGCAGG GTAATGCGGAGCTTGGCATTTTATTTTCACCTAAATATGCTGTGGATGGTATAGTGAAAGATGCATTATGGCAATGGGCTCTTTACAG AAAATGA